One Streptomyces umbrinus genomic window, CCTGCCGACGCCGATCGTCTCCAACAGCGAGTTCACCAGGCCGCGTTCGTCGAGCAGCCACACCCAGATGAGTCCCACCACGACGATGGACGCGACGACCGGGGTGTAGAAGGCCGACCGGAAGAAGGCGATGCCGGGGATGTTCTTCTGGACCAGGAGCGCGAGCAGCAGGGGCAGCAGGACGAGCGCGGGGACCACCCCGAGGACGTACAGCGTGCTGTTGCGCAGGCCGATCCAGAACATCTCGTCGTGCAGCAGCTCCCGGAAGTTGGCCAGGCCCACGAACTCGCCGGGGATAAGGGTCCGGCGGTCGGTGAAGGCGTTGACCAGCGTCGAGACGAAGGGGTACAGGATGAAGATGCCGACGACCAGCAGCCCCGGGGCGGCGAACAGCCAGGGACTGGTGGGCAGTTGGCGCCGCACCCGTACGGCCCCGGAAGAAGCGGCACGGGGAGCGGCGGTGCCGGAGGAAGCGGTACTGGAAGAACTCGCCATGTCGGTCAACCCTGCTGCTGGAGCAGCCGGTCGCACGCCTTGACAGCGTTGTCGAGCGCTTCCTCGGGGCTCACCTTGCCCTGCAGCGCCTTGGCGACGGAGTTCCGCAGCTCGGTCTTCATCTGCTCGCTGAACAGAACCGGCGTGTAGTTGACCGCGTTCTTCAGGGACTTGGCGGCGGCGATCCGGACGCGGGTCTCGTCCGTGCCGTCCTCCTTCGTGAAGTACGGGTCGTCCAGCGAACCGGCGGTGCTCGGGAAGATCGCGACCTTCTTGGCGAACGACATCTGGTTCTGCGCGTCGGTGACGTAGTGCGCGAAGGCGACCGCGGCGGGGGTCCGCTTGGTCTGGGCGTTGACCATCACACCCATCACGTACATGTTGACCTTGCCGGTGCTGGTGATCTGGTCGGTGATGCCGATGTTCTTGTAGAGGTTCGGCGCCTGCTTCTTGAAGTTGCCGAGGTCCAGGGCGCTGCCCGGGTTCATGGCGACGGCCCCGGTCAGGAACTTCTTGCCGGACGACTCGGGGGTCGCGGTCAGCGCCTGCGAGTCGAGCGCCTTGGCGTCGTACAACTCCTTGTACTTGGTGAGGAGTTCCACCCCCTTGGCGTCGTTGAACGCGAAGGCGGTGCCCTCCTTGTTCATCAGCTCGACGCCGTAGCGGCCGAAGTCCTCGATGGTGGGCACGTTCGCGAGGGTGGCGACCTTGCCGTCGCTCTTGTCCGCCAGCTCCAGTGCGTCGTCGAACAGTTCGTCGTACGTCTTCGGAGGCTTCGAGGCGTCCAGGCCGGCCTCCTTGAACAGCGACTTGTTGTAGAAGAGCGGGCCGGTGTTCAGATACCAGGGGAAGGCGTACGTGCCCTCCATGCCCGGTATCTCGTGGCTCGCCCAGGCGCCCGGCAGGTACTCCTTCTTGTACTTCGCGGCGGACTTGTCGAGGTCGAGCGCGAGGCCCGCCTTGGCGAGCGGGGCGACCAGGTCCGGCGAGACGTTCACGACGTCGGGCAGGGTGCCGCCGGCCGCGTCCGCGCTGATCTTGTCGGCGTAACCCTCGGCGGGTTGGTCGACCCACTTCACCTTCGTGCCGGGGTACTTCTTCTCGAAGTCGGCGATCAGGCCCTCGAAGTACGGCTTGAAG contains:
- a CDS encoding carbohydrate ABC transporter permease, translating into MASSSSTASSGTAAPRAASSGAVRVRRQLPTSPWLFAAPGLLVVGIFILYPFVSTLVNAFTDRRTLIPGEFVGLANFRELLHDEMFWIGLRNSTLYVLGVVPALVLLPLLLALLVQKNIPGIAFFRSAFYTPVVASIVVVGLIWVWLLDERGLVNSLLETIGVGRIGFLSDQWLLLLSAMAVTVWKGLGYYMIIYLAALANVPRELHEAASVDGAGAIRRFLTVTVPAVRSTMVLVGALSSVAAFKVFSEVYLMAGPDGGPAGEDTTLVMLVQRTGTGLTGRVGYASAISVVVFVVTVALMLLVLRADRKEDA
- a CDS encoding ABC transporter substrate-binding protein, which codes for MPRRALAAAVVALALPLSACGSGGDEGGSTDASGKVEGDITFQTWNLRANFKPYFEGLIADFEKKYPGTKVKWVDQPAEGYADKISADAAGGTLPDVVNVSPDLVAPLAKAGLALDLDKSAAKYKKEYLPGAWASHEIPGMEGTYAFPWYLNTGPLFYNKSLFKEAGLDASKPPKTYDELFDDALELADKSDGKVATLANVPTIEDFGRYGVELMNKEGTAFAFNDAKGVELLTKYKELYDAKALDSQALTATPESSGKKFLTGAVAMNPGSALDLGNFKKQAPNLYKNIGITDQITSTGKVNMYVMGVMVNAQTKRTPAAVAFAHYVTDAQNQMSFAKKVAIFPSTAGSLDDPYFTKEDGTDETRVRIAAAKSLKNAVNYTPVLFSEQMKTELRNSVAKALQGKVSPEEALDNAVKACDRLLQQQG